In Scophthalmus maximus strain ysfricsl-2021 chromosome 5, ASM2237912v1, whole genome shotgun sequence, a single window of DNA contains:
- the LOC118311494 gene encoding glutamine synthetase, translating to MAMSASASLSKAVKQQYMELPQGDKVQAMYIWVDGTGEGLRCKTRTLDFEPKSIEDLPEWNFDGSSTYQAEGSNSDMYLVPAAIFRDPFRKDPNKLVLCEVLKYNRKPAETNLRISCNKVMDMVEDQHPWFGMEQEYTILGTDGHPFGWPSNGFPGPQGPYYCAVGADKAYGRDIVEAHYRACLYAGVDICGTNAEVMPAQWEFQVGPCEGINMGDHLWVARFILHRVCEDFGVVASFDPKPIPGNWNGAGCHTNFSTKEMREDGGLKAIEESIEKLGKRHRYHIRAYDPKGGLDNARRLTGHHETSNIDEFSAGVANRGASIRIPRNVGQEKKGYFEDRRPSANCDPYSVIEALIRTCLLSEEGDEPADY from the exons ATGGCCATGTCCGCCAGCGCCAGCTTGAGTAAAGCTGTCAAGCAGCAGTACATGGAGCTCCCTCAGGGAGATAAAGTCCAGGCCATGTACATTTGGGTTGATGGAACCGGAGAGGGGCTCCGATGCAAAACCAGGACGCTGGATTTTGAGCCCAAGAGCATCGAAG aTCTCCCTGAGTGGAACTTCGATGGCTCCAGTACCTACCAGGCTGAGGGCTCAAACAGCGACATGTATCTGGTCCCTGCGGCAATTTTCCGTGATCCATTCCGCAAAGACCCCAACAAACTTGTCCTGTGCGAAGTGCTGAAGTACAACCGCAAACCTGCAG AAACCAACCTCCGAATTTCATGTAACAAGGTGATGGACATGGTGGAGGACCAGCATCCTTGGTTTGGCATGGAGCAGGAGTACACCATTCTAGGCACAGACGGACATCCCTTTGGCTGGCCATCTAATGGCTTCCCTGGACCACAAG GTCCATACTACTGCGCCGTGGGAGCTGACAAAGCCTATGGCAGAGATATAGTTGAGGCTCATTACAGAGCTTGTCTGTATGCTGGAGTGGACATCTGTGGCACAAATGCAGAAGTGATGCCTGCTCAG tgggaGTTCCAGGTTGGACCCTGTGAAGGGATCAACATGGGTGATCATCTCTGGGTGGCACGTTTCATCCTGCACCGCGTCTGTGAAGATTTTGGCGTTGTTGCCTCATTTGATCCCAAGCCAATCCCTGGTAACTGGAACGGTGCTGGCTGCCACACAAACTTCAGCACAAAGGAGATGAGGGAAGATGGTGGATTAAA AGCCATTGAAGAGTCCATTGAGAAACTTGGGAAGAGGCACCGCTATCACATTCGTGCCTACGATCCCAAAGGGGGGCTGGACAACGCCCGCCGTCTCACCGGCCACCACGAAACCTCAAACATCGACGAATTCTCCGCTGGTGTGGCTAACCGTGGCGCCAGCATCCGCATTCCTCGCAATGTCGGCCAGGAGAAGAAGGGCTACTTTGAGGACCGCCGTCCGTCAGCCAACTGCGACCCGTACAGTGTGATCGAGGCCCTCATCCGCACCTGTTTGCTgagtgaggagggagacgaACCTGCGGATTACTAA